One part of the Luteibacter yeojuensis genome encodes these proteins:
- the cyoC gene encoding cytochrome o ubiquinol oxidase subunit III, whose translation MSKDHHPANGTLLGFWIYLMSDCLIFACLFATYGVLGRSYAGGPSGADLFDLPLVALNTTMLLLSSITYGFAVLEMQKNRRGTMMAWLIVTGLFGAAFLGIELFEFAHLIHEGAGPQRSAFLSSFFTLVGTHGLHVTFGIVWLITLLFQVGRFGLTPANKRRIMCLSMFWHFLDVVWVGVFTFVYLMGVLP comes from the coding sequence ATGTCCAAGGACCATCACCCGGCCAACGGCACGTTGCTCGGGTTCTGGATCTACCTGATGAGCGACTGCCTCATCTTCGCCTGCCTGTTCGCCACGTACGGCGTGCTGGGGCGGAGCTACGCGGGCGGTCCTTCCGGCGCCGACCTGTTCGACCTGCCGCTGGTGGCGCTCAACACCACCATGCTGCTGCTGTCCTCGATCACCTACGGCTTCGCCGTGCTGGAGATGCAGAAGAACCGCCGCGGCACGATGATGGCCTGGCTGATCGTCACCGGCCTGTTCGGCGCGGCGTTCCTCGGCATCGAGCTGTTCGAGTTCGCCCACTTGATCCACGAGGGTGCGGGCCCGCAGCGCAGCGCCTTCCTCTCGTCGTTCTTCACCCTGGTCGGCACCCACGGCCTGCACGTGACCTTCGGCATCGTCTGGTTGATCACGCTGCTGTTCCAGGTGGGCCGCTTCGGCCTCACGCCGGCCAACAAGCGCCGCATCATGTGCCTGTCGATGTTCTGGCACTTCCTGGACGTGGTCTGGGTCGGCGTCTTCACCTTCGTTTACCTGATGGGAGTGCTGCCGTGA